Proteins co-encoded in one Polluticoccus soli genomic window:
- a CDS encoding bifunctional heptose 7-phosphate kinase/heptose 1-phosphate adenyltransferase produces MRADIEQLFDDIEKLHVVVVGDVMLDNYWWGDVERISPEAPVPIVSLRKRESRLGGAANVALNCRTLGAKVTLASVIGDDVEGKTLEQLAKNEGIDTSLLQCCKRTTTTKTRVISRNQQMMRLDDEVTEDLATEDEHPFIDMVLRFLQIQKPQVLIFEDYNKGVLKENVINRITEHCRELGIITAVDPKKKNFLAYKNVTVFKPNLKEVREGLHIPLTTVDQEEMDHVHAVLQKQLHHSITFVTLSEKGVYYSNGDSAIIPSHLRNIADVSGAGDTVIATASIVYALTKDARLMAEISNIAGGLVCEEVGVVPIKRELLKEESLKLLTD; encoded by the coding sequence ATGAGAGCTGATATAGAACAGTTGTTTGATGATATAGAAAAGCTGCACGTAGTAGTAGTGGGCGATGTGATGCTGGACAACTACTGGTGGGGCGATGTAGAACGTATATCTCCCGAAGCGCCGGTGCCTATAGTAAGCCTGCGCAAGCGCGAAAGCCGTTTAGGCGGCGCTGCCAACGTGGCGCTCAACTGCCGCACGCTGGGTGCTAAGGTTACCCTGGCCAGTGTGATAGGCGATGATGTAGAAGGCAAAACGCTGGAGCAACTGGCAAAGAACGAGGGCATCGATACCTCGCTGCTGCAATGCTGCAAACGCACTACCACCACCAAGACCCGCGTCATCAGCCGCAACCAGCAAATGATGCGACTGGATGATGAAGTAACCGAAGACCTTGCTACAGAAGACGAGCACCCGTTCATAGATATGGTGCTACGCTTCCTGCAAATACAAAAGCCGCAGGTACTGATATTCGAGGACTATAACAAGGGCGTGCTCAAAGAGAATGTGATCAACCGCATCACAGAGCATTGCCGGGAACTCGGCATCATCACGGCAGTAGATCCCAAGAAAAAGAACTTCCTTGCTTATAAGAACGTAACTGTCTTCAAACCTAACCTGAAAGAGGTGCGTGAAGGCCTGCACATACCGCTGACTACGGTAGACCAGGAAGAGATGGACCATGTGCACGCTGTGCTGCAGAAGCAACTGCACCACAGCATCACTTTCGTTACGCTGTCTGAAAAAGGGGTGTACTATAGCAATGGCGATTCGGCCATTATCCCATCGCACCTACGCAACATAGCCGATGTATCAGGCGCAGGTGATACCGTTATCGCTACAGCCTCCATCGTTTACGCGCTCACCAAAGATGCCCGCCTCATGGCCGAGATATCGAACATAGCCGGCGGCCTGGTGTGCGAAGAGGTGGGCGTAGTACCGATAAAGAGGGAGCTATTGAAAGAAGAAAGTTTGAAACTGTTGACCGATTAA
- a CDS encoding APC family permease gives MENKNQFHRSLSLIDGALLVIGSMIGSGIFIVSADIARNVGSAGWLVVVWLISGFITLSAALSYGELSGMFPKAGGQYVYLRESFGKIYGFLYGWAFFAVIQTGTIAAVGVAFGKFTGYLIPSLGEENILVGPTKLGFIENFKITAAQLTGIGTIVLLTFLNTMGVKNGKIVGFIFTSAKIIAMAALIIFGIMFMKDGSVWASNWDNAWMAKTITNTPEMISHKTLGTFELVVAICIAMVGALFSSDAWNNVTFIAGEIKKPERNIGLSLFIGTFVVTALYVSMNLMYLNVLTISEISSAPADRVALAAALKVFGSVGTIVIALLVMVSTFGCNNGLILSGARVYYTMAKDGLFLPSAGVLNEKGVPGKALWMQCLWACLLCLSGQYGNLLDFIIFTVLLFYILTIAGIFKLRKTMPDAPRPYKAFGYPLIPFLYILLASFICIVLLLYKPDYTWPGLIIVLIGIPVYYFLKKRGLAVNNES, from the coding sequence TTGGAAAATAAGAACCAGTTCCACCGCTCGCTCAGCCTCATAGATGGCGCCTTGCTGGTGATCGGATCCATGATAGGCTCCGGTATATTCATTGTAAGCGCCGACATAGCGCGCAACGTGGGCAGTGCAGGGTGGCTGGTGGTGGTATGGCTCATTTCAGGTTTCATTACCTTATCGGCGGCGCTGAGTTATGGCGAGCTGAGTGGTATGTTCCCCAAAGCCGGCGGACAGTACGTGTACCTCCGTGAGTCGTTTGGTAAGATATACGGCTTCCTGTATGGCTGGGCGTTCTTTGCCGTGATACAGACAGGTACCATAGCTGCCGTAGGCGTGGCCTTCGGTAAGTTCACAGGTTATCTTATTCCATCGCTGGGTGAAGAGAACATACTGGTTGGTCCCACGAAACTGGGCTTCATTGAGAACTTTAAGATAACTGCCGCGCAGCTTACCGGTATCGGCACCATTGTGCTGCTCACATTCCTCAACACCATGGGTGTGAAGAATGGTAAGATCGTGGGCTTCATCTTTACTTCGGCCAAGATCATTGCTATGGCCGCGCTCATCATCTTCGGTATCATGTTCATGAAAGACGGCAGCGTATGGGCATCCAACTGGGACAATGCCTGGATGGCGAAGACCATCACCAATACCCCGGAGATGATCTCGCACAAAACGCTTGGCACCTTCGAATTGGTAGTGGCTATCTGTATCGCCATGGTGGGCGCCCTGTTCAGCAGCGATGCCTGGAACAACGTAACCTTCATTGCCGGCGAGATCAAAAAGCCTGAACGTAACATCGGCCTCAGCCTCTTCATCGGAACCTTTGTTGTAACTGCACTATACGTATCAATGAACCTGATGTACTTGAACGTACTCACCATCAGCGAGATCAGCAGCGCCCCTGCCGACAGGGTAGCGCTGGCAGCAGCACTCAAAGTGTTTGGCAGCGTGGGTACTATCGTGATAGCATTGCTTGTTATGGTGTCAACATTTGGTTGCAACAACGGCCTGATACTTTCAGGTGCGCGTGTGTACTATACCATGGCTAAGGACGGCTTATTCCTGCCATCGGCCGGTGTGCTGAACGAAAAAGGCGTACCGGGCAAAGCGCTCTGGATGCAATGCCTCTGGGCTTGCCTGCTTTGCCTCAGCGGCCAGTACGGCAACCTGCTCGACTTTATCATCTTCACCGTGCTGCTGTTCTACATACTGACCATCGCCGGCATCTTCAAGCTCCGCAAGACCATGCCCGATGCGCCACGTCCGTACAAAGCATTCGGTTACCCGCTGATACCTTTCCTGTACATACTGCTGGCATCTTTCATTTGCATAGTGCTGCTGCTGTACAAACCAGACTATACCTGGCCCGGCCTCATCATCGTGCTGATAGGCATACCTGTATATTACTTCCTGAAAAAACGAGGACTCGCAGTTAATAATGAGAGCTGA
- a CDS encoding OmpH family outer membrane protein, whose protein sequence is MKYLSLALSALALVGVIVLFATKSGNNKGGSHTHTAASATGTTGRIAYVDIDTLEANFTYLKTKREDFAKRQEGMKRELQGSAAQMQRDIQDVQRKAKAGTLTEAEYAAAERRVQQMQQSLQTREAALTEQLLKEQDEFNKELQSRLDAFLTEYNKDKGYDYILSYSRSGHILYRNKDLDITQDVIEGMNKTNMADTTTKKK, encoded by the coding sequence ATGAAATACCTCTCTTTAGCATTGAGCGCATTGGCCCTGGTGGGCGTTATCGTATTGTTTGCTACCAAGTCTGGCAACAATAAAGGCGGCTCGCATACACACACTGCAGCCAGCGCAACCGGTACCACAGGCCGCATAGCCTATGTAGATATCGATACGCTGGAAGCCAACTTCACCTACCTGAAAACAAAGCGCGAAGATTTTGCAAAGCGCCAGGAAGGTATGAAGCGCGAGCTGCAAGGCTCGGCAGCACAAATGCAGCGCGACATACAAGACGTACAGCGCAAAGCCAAAGCAGGTACCCTGACCGAGGCTGAATACGCTGCGGCCGAACGTCGCGTACAGCAAATGCAGCAAAGCCTGCAAACCCGCGAGGCTGCCCTTACTGAGCAACTGCTGAAAGAGCAGGATGAGTTCAACAAAGAACTGCAATCACGCCTGGACGCATTCCTGACCGAATACAACAAAGACAAGGGTTACGATTATATACTGTCGTACAGCCGTTCGGGCCACATCCTGTACAGGAACAAAGACCTGGATATTACACAAGATGTGATCGAAGGCATGAACAAGACGAACATGGCAGATACTACTACGAAAAAGAAGTAG
- a CDS encoding endonuclease domain-containing protein, with protein MKSDPVHNKIEMKTNRRELRNNLTPAEAELWKHLQNGKLEGRKFRRQHSIGHCIADFYCPSEKLVIELDGQTHFTYPGFDSDEKRTAYLNSLGYTVVRFENKYVFQSLEEVLEEIKTHFKT; from the coding sequence ATGAAGTCAGATCCTGTCCATAACAAGATCGAAATGAAAACAAATCGACGGGAGCTACGAAATAACCTTACTCCTGCCGAAGCTGAATTGTGGAAGCACTTGCAAAACGGTAAACTAGAAGGAAGAAAGTTCCGCCGTCAGCATAGCATTGGCCACTGCATTGCAGATTTCTATTGTCCCTCTGAAAAACTGGTTATTGAACTGGATGGACAAACGCACTTCACTTACCCTGGTTTCGACAGCGACGAGAAGCGAACAGCTTATCTAAATTCTCTCGGTTACACAGTTGTCAGGTTTGAAAACAAATACGTTTTCCAGAGCCTGGAAGAAGTACTGGAAGAAATAAAGACTCATTTCAAAACATAA